One Mauremys reevesii isolate NIE-2019 linkage group 5, ASM1616193v1, whole genome shotgun sequence genomic window carries:
- the THNSL2 gene encoding LOW QUALITY PROTEIN: threonine synthase-like 2 (The sequence of the model RefSeq protein was modified relative to this genomic sequence to represent the inferred CDS: inserted 1 base in 1 codon): protein MRYISTRGEAKSVDFEGALFSGYAPDGGLFMPQEIPTLDYNTLRIWSVFSYPELVKELSSLFISSELIPRKELNDLIDSAFRRFRHKNVVHLARLKNELNILELWHGVTYAFKDLSLSCTGQFLQYFLKKRKKHVTILVGTSGDTGSSAIESVRGENNMDIFVLLPKDLCSQIQELQMTTVIEENVHVFTAHGNSDEIDEPIKELFADADFARKHNLMSLNSINWSRIMVQIAHYFYAYFQCTPSMDMTPLPTVEIVVPTGGGGNLTAGYIAQKMGLPIQLVAVVNNNDIIHRTIQHGDFSFSGSVKSTLASAMDIQEPYNMERLLWLLSDCDGSLIKTLMEQFYTSKNLTLPEELHRKLSEALNSCSASDKDIVQAMRRCWEDNRYLLCPHSAVAVHYHYKQLDCHLSNRPRCCLAPASAAKFPDAVLRAKLVPEVPSEIQALNAMETRSTTLRREDNWXKNPKRQNRSHCQGQKHLGGVHLILNSAMPGQFHIKDKADLMMHKLSDNFPS, encoded by the exons ATGAGGTACATCAGCACTCGAGGAGAAGCCAAGAGCGTTGACTTTGAAGGAGCCCTCTTTTCTGGCTATGCACCGGATGGTGGGCTTTTCATGCCCCAGGAAATCCCTACCCTGGACTATAACACCCTGCGAATATGGAGTGTCTTCTCCTATCCAGAGCTGGTAAAGGAGCTGAGTTCACTCTTCATCTCATCTGAACTAATCCCACGGAAAGAGCTGAATG ATCTGATTGACAGCGCCTTCCGGAGGTTCAGACACAAAAATGTTGTGCATCTGGCCAGGCTGAAGAATGAGTTGAATATTTTGGAGCTCTGGCATGGTGTAACTTATGCCTTTAAGGACTTGTCCTTGTCCTGCACAGGACAGTTTTTACAGTACTTCCTGAAGAAAAGGAAGAAGCACGTCACTATTCTAGTCG GAACTTCGGGAGACACCGGTAGCTCGGCAATTGAAAGTGTGCGAGGGGAAAACAACATGGATATCTTTGTTCTATTACCCAAAGATCTCTGCAGCCAGATACAAGAACTGCAGATGACGACGGTGATCGAAGAGAACGTCCATGTGTTTACTG CTCATGGAAATAGCGATGAAATTGACGAGCCGATCAAAGAATTGTTCGCTGATGCAGATTTTGCTAGAAAACACAATCTGATGAGCTTGAACTCAATCAACTGGTCTAGGATTATGGTGCAGATTGCTCACTACTTCTATGCTTACTTTCAATGCACTCCATCCATGGACATGACTCCACTGCCAACTGTGGAAATTGTTGTGCCAACAGGGGGTGGAGGAAATCTCACAg CTGGATACATCGCACAGAAAATGGGACTTCCAATCCAACTCGTCGCTGTGGTAAATAATAACGACATTATCCACAGGACAATTCAGCATGGAGATTTCTCATTCTCGGGGAGCGTTAAGTCAACTTTAGCTTCTGCAATGGATATTCAG GAACCTTACAATATGGAGAGACTCTTGTGGCTGCTTTCGGACTGTGATGGCAGCTTGATTAAAACTCTGATGGAACAGTTTTACACGTCGAAAAACCTTACACTCCCAGAAGAATTGCACAGAAAG CTTTCTGAAGCGCTGAACTCATGTTCAGCATCCGACAAAGACATTGTTCAAGCAATGAGACGCTGTTGGGAAGATAATCGCTACCTGTTATGTCCCCACTCAGCTGTGGCTGTTCACTACCATTATAAGCAGTTGGACTGCCATCTCAGCAA CAGACCCAGGTGCTGTTTAGCACCCGCCTCAGCAGCAAAGTTCCCGGATGCCGTGCTCAGAGCAAAGCTTGTTCCTGAAGTTCCATCTGAGATACAAGCTTTAAACGCGATGGAGACCAGGTCCACAACACTGAGGAGAGAAGACAACT GCAAGAATCCTAAGAGACAGAATAGAAGCCATTGCCAAGGGCAGAAACACTTAGGTGGAGTTCATCTGATCCTCAATAGTGCCATGCCTGGGCAGTTCCATATAAAGGACAAGGCTGACTTAATGATGCATAAGCTTTCTGATAATTTCCCTTCCTAG